The following proteins are encoded in a genomic region of Bubalus kerabau isolate K-KA32 ecotype Philippines breed swamp buffalo chromosome 15, PCC_UOA_SB_1v2, whole genome shotgun sequence:
- the LOC129627953 gene encoding olfactory receptor 5B2-like — protein MKNSTEVTDFILLGLTDDPQLQIPLFIIFTFIYLLTLIGNLGMTMLILLDSSLHTPMYFFLCNLSLVDFCYSSTVTPKVMAGLLKADKVISYHACAAQMFFFIVFATVESYLLASMAYDRYAAVCKPLHYTTSMTKNRCACLVVGSYACGVLNASVNTGDTFSLSFCGSNVIHHFFCDVPAVMTLSCSEKRISEMVLVLVSSFNVLFALFVIFISYLFIFMTILKVHSQEGYQKALSTCTSHLTTVSIFYGTVIVMYVQPSSSHSMDTDKITSVFYTMLIPMLNPVAYSLRNREVKGAFNKAAEKAKVSLDFLFM, from the coding sequence ATGAAGAATAGCACAGAGGTAACCGATTTCATCCTGCTTGGACTCACAGATGACCCACAGCTGCAGATTCCTCTCTTTATAATCTTCACCTTCATTTACCTCCTCACTCTCATTGGGAACCTGGGGATGACCATGTTGATCCTGCTGGACTCTAGTCTCCACACtcctatgtattttttcctctgtaaCCTGTCTCTGGTGGACTTTTGTTACTCCTCCACTGTCACTCCAAAAGTGATGGCTGGGCTCCTGAAAGCAGACAAAGTCATCTCCTACCATGCATGTGCTGCtcagatgttcttttttatagtctTTGCCACTGTGGAAAGTTATCTCTTGGCCTCAATGGCTTATGACCGCTACGCAGCAGTGTGCAAGCCCCTACATTACACCACCTCCATGACAAAAAATAGGTGTGCTTGTCTTGTCGTAGGCTCTTATGCGTGTGGTGTTCTGAATGCTTCTGTCAACACTGGAGACACGTTCAGTCTCTCTTTCTGTGGGTCCAACGTGATCCATCACTTTTTCTGTGATGTCCCAGCAGTCATGACTCTCTCTTGCTCGGAGAAACGCATCAGTGAAATGGTTCTTGTTCTTGTCTCAAGCTTCAATGTCTTGTTTGCACTTTTTGTAATCTTTATTTCCTACCTGTTCATATTTATGACAATTCTGAAGGTGCACTCACAAGAGGGGTACCAGAAGGCTCTGTCTACCTGCACTTCTCACCTCACTACTGTTTCCATATTTTATGGAACTGTCATCGTCATGTACGTACAGCCCAGCTCCAGCCACTCCATGGACACAGACAAAATCACATCCGTGTTCTACACGATGCtcatccccatgctgaaccccgtGGCCTACAGCCTGAGGAACAGAGAAGTCAAGGGTGCATTTAACAAAGCTGCTGAGAAGGCGAAAGTTTCTCTAGATTTTCTCTTCATGTAG